One region of Triticum aestivum cultivar Chinese Spring chromosome 6B, IWGSC CS RefSeq v2.1, whole genome shotgun sequence genomic DNA includes:
- the LOC123137545 gene encoding gibberellin 2-beta-dioxygenase 6, whose protein sequence is MPAFAESTAEPPLADSYYALLCGGNKADECASAPPPGCQAPPVSECELPMIDVGCLTACGGGTEERAACAAAIASAAAEWGFFQVVNHGVKQELLEAMRREQVRLFRLPFEAKATAGLLNDSYRWGSPTATSPRQLSWSEAFHVPLAGISGSPCSYGELTSIRDVTQEVANAMSKLANTLACVLAESLGHTAGQRFPEGCDERTCFLRLNRYPPCPFSPDAFGLVPHTDSDFLTVLCQDQVGGLQLMKGSRWVAVKPIPGALIVNIGDLFQAWSNNRYKSVEHKVVTNATTERYSVAYFLCPSYDSPIGACEEPSPYRTFTFGEYRRRVQEDVKKTGKKIGLPNFLL, encoded by the exons ATGCCGGCCTTCGCCGAGAGCACGGCCGAGCCGCCTCTGGCGGACAGCTACTACGCCCTGCTCTGCGGTGGCAACAAAGCCGACGAGTGCGCCTCGGCGCCGCCGCCTGGCTGCCAGGCCCCGCCCGTGTCGGAATGCGAGCTCCCGATGATCGACGTTGGGTGCCTGACGGCGTGCGGCGGGGGCACGGAGGAGAGGGCGGCATGCGCGGCGGCGATAGCGTCCGCGGCCGCTGAATGGGGCTTCTTCCAGGTGGTCAACCACGGCGTCAAGCAGGAGCTCCTGGAGGCGATGCGGCGGGAGCAGGTGCGCCTCTTCCGCCTGCCGTTCGAGGCCAAGGCCACGGCCGGCCTTCTCAACGACTCCTACCGCTGGGGCTCCCCGACCGCCACGTCGCCAAGGCAGCTGTCTTGGTCCGAGGCCTTCCATGTCCCGCTCGCCGGCATCTCCGGTAGCCCTTGCAGCTACGGCGAGCTCACCAGCATCAG GGATGTGACGCAGGAGGTGGCGAACGCGATGTCAAAGCTGGCCAACACGCTGGCGTGCGTCCTGGCCGAGAGCCTGGGACACACCGCCGGCCAACGCTTCCCGGAAGGGTGCGACGAGAGGACGTGCTTCCTCCGGCTGAACAGGTACCCGCCGTGCCCGTTCTCGCCGGACGCCTTCGGCCTGGTGCCGCACACGGACAGCGACTTCCTCACCGTGCTCTGCCAGGACCAAGTCGGCGGCCTGCAGCTGATGAAGGGCTCCCGGTGGGTGGCCGTCAAGCCCATTCCCGGCGCTCTCATCGTCAACATTGGAGACCTCTTCCAG GCATGGAGCAACAACAGATACAAGAGCGTGGAGCACAAAGTGGTGACCAACGCGACGACGGAGAGGTACTCCGTGGCATACTTCCTTTGCCCGTCGTACGACTCGCCCATCGGCGCATGCGAAGAGCCTTCACCTTACAGGACCTTCACCTTCGGGGAGTATCGGAGAAGGGTGCAGGAAGACGTCAAGAAGACGGGGAAGAAGATTGGCCTCCCCAATTTTCTGCTGTAG